The genomic interval TGAAGCTTCCGCTCTAAAGCAGCTTACGGCTGATATTGATCTGCCCTTCTATTTCGGTCCGGTAACGAAAGAACAATGGCTTGAGTTAATTTTGTAAGCAGCATGCAAACAGCCCCTTGCGATATGCGAGGGGCTGTTTACGTAATCATTGAAGGAGAGATTATGTTCACCCTTCATCCCCGCTCTCTTTATCCATTGAAACGTCGATATAACCGATTTACTGCTGCTGACATCTTCTCATTTTCCTTCCCCTTGCGCTCCATGCTTTCCTGATCTGCCCTCTCAAGCGAAAGCAGGATTAATCCATAACCAAGGGCTGAAAGCGATGCTGAAAGCTTGGCCAGTTCTTCAGACTTAATCTCTTTTTTATCTGCCATCAACTTTTCTCCTTTATATTGAAATTTTTAGGAAACTTTTATGTGACAAGCTGAATCATCATGGTCAAAGGTTTAAAGCAGCTCTTCCTTTTCCTCTTTTGCTTTTATGACGGCAAACAATCCAAATAAATCGCCAATGACTAATATAACTGCAGCCCATATAGCAAGATCATCAGACGATAATTCGGTTATCTCCGGTTTTGTTGTCGTTTTTGGCATTCGGATTAAGCTCCTTGATTTAATGTGATGATAACAGCCTATGCCAAGGAGCTGATTTGGGTTTGGGCGTATGCCGCTGTGTCCAGAAATAAAAAGGACGACAACAAGAAACCCCAAGCGGTTCGCTCGGGGCTTTCAACCAGTTATTCCATTCTGAACTTAGAGACATGGCTTTGCAAATCACCGGCTGCGGCATGAAGCGTTGTTGCAGATGCTGTTATTTCCTCCATGTACGCTAGCTGCTCTTCGGTTGCTGCAGATACGCTTTGCGTCAATGCTGATGATTCATTAGCCTGCTTCGCGCTGGCTGAAGTGGATGCAGCAATGTTTTGCGAGCCTGAAGATATTTGTATGGATGACGCAGCAATCTCTTGAATTTGGCTTGCTACCTCACTCACTGAACTTCGGATAAGCTGGAATTGGCTGCTTGTCTCGATCAATGAACGCTTTCCCTTTTTCACTTCGTTTTTCCCTTTATCCATCATAGAAACAGCCTGCATTGTATTGTTGCGTACAGTGCCGAGCAGCTTAGACGCTTTTTTTGACGCTTCTTCTGATTGTTTCGCTAAGTTTCTAACCTCTTCCGCTACTATAGCAAACCCTAAGCCATGTTCCCCTGCCCTTGCTGCTTCAATGGTTGCATTTAATGCAAGCAGCCGAGTCTGAGCCGAAATGGATGCAATTAATGCTACGATGTTCTCGATGTGCTGCACGCTTTCCTTCACATTTTCCATCGCATTCGCAGTTTCATCGACGATTTGATCAATGCTGATCATGTCTTGGGTGGCAAGCTCCATGTAAGAATGTCCGCCATCTACGATAAGAATGGCTTGCTCTGACGTTTCCGAAATCACCGTTACCGCGGATGTTATGCTTCTAATTGCTTCGACAATGTCCGCCATCGCTGTTGAAATTGTTTCTGAGCCTTGCAGCTGCTCCTCTGCTGATGCAGCAACCTGCTGTGTTGATTCAACGATGTAATGCGTAGCTGCTGAAGTTTGTTTGGCGCCTTCACGCATCTCCTCCGAGCTTGCTGCCAGCTGCTTCGCAGCCTGATTGACCTGCTCTATCATCTCCTGCAAACCGCTTCTCATACTATCAAACGAGTCTGCTAATGAACCGATTTCATCTTTATTTCGAATGTGAAGAGGCGTGCTGCGCAAATCACCGCTGGCTACGGCCACAGCTAATCCAGACAAACGTCTAATGGGAATGGAAATATTTCTAGAAAGCAGTGTACCCAGCAGCAGCGTCACCGCAATAAGGAGGATACTTCCGATAAGCATAGAAATATTTGACTGATTAACTTCCCTATCGTTTGCCAATACCTTGTCCGCCATAACGTCCTTTTGTTTTTGAGCGAGTTTAATCGCATTGGTGCGAATTAACTTGGCCAGAGGGAAAACCCGTGTGTTGGCATAAGAAGTGGCTTTTAACTGCTCCACATCGTTAATTTCTGCTATCCGTTCCATGTATTGATTGTTCCAGCCCAGAAGGGCGTCAAGCGCTTTATTATCTTCCTCATTTTGTATCAAAGCTTGTGCTGCCTTTGCTTGTCTAACAATATCCGCACTTACCGCATCCATTTCTTTTAACATGTC from Paenibacillus sp. FSL K6-3182 carries:
- a CDS encoding methyl-accepting chemotaxis protein; translated protein: MKLNIGSKRKLTIANKIYGSFFAAIVFIMLLLCFIFYNLNNLNRSYNELINNNVAVLMNMESIQRNAVQLNSSFSDYLLNKNKDMLKEMDAVSADIVRQAKAAQALIQNEEDNKALDALLGWNNQYMERIAEINDVEQLKATSYANTRVFPLAKLIRTNAIKLAQKQKDVMADKVLANDREVNQSNISMLIGSILLIAVTLLLGTLLSRNISIPIRRLSGLAVAVASGDLRSTPLHIRNKDEIGSLADSFDSMRSGLQEMIEQVNQAAKQLAASSEEMREGAKQTSAATHYIVESTQQVAASAEEQLQGSETISTAMADIVEAIRSITSAVTVISETSEQAILIVDGGHSYMELATQDMISIDQIVDETANAMENVKESVQHIENIVALIASISAQTRLLALNATIEAARAGEHGLGFAIVAEEVRNLAKQSEEASKKASKLLGTVRNNTMQAVSMMDKGKNEVKKGKRSLIETSSQFQLIRSSVSEVASQIQEIAASSIQISSGSQNIAASTSASAKQANESSALTQSVSAATEEQLAYMEEITASATTLHAAAGDLQSHVSKFRME